In Oryza sativa Japonica Group chromosome 3, ASM3414082v1, one DNA window encodes the following:
- the LOC4334200 gene encoding peroxidase 51 encodes MHAKRFNKMARPSSSWWMALLVVAAVAQLGASDLRTDYYNSTCPNVESIVLGVVKDKMQATIRTIGSTVRLFFHDCFVDGCDGSVLITSTAGNTAERDAPDNLSLAFEGFETVRSAKAAVEAACPDQVSCTDVLAIATRDAIALSGGPFFPVELGRLDGMRSSASNVAGKLPQPNNTLSELVAIFKSNGLNMSDMVALSAAHSVGLAHCSKFSDRLYRYNPPSQPTDPTLNEKYAAFLKGKCPDGGPDMMVLMDQATPALFDNQYYRNLQDGGGLLASDELLYTDNRTRPTVDSLAASTPDFYKAFADAIVKLGRVGVKSGGKGNIRKQCDVFN; translated from the exons ATGCATGCCAAGAGGTTTAACAAGATGGctcggccgtcgtcgtcgtggtggaTGGCgctgctcgtcgtcgccgccgtggcgcaGCTCGGCGCGTCCGACCTGAGGACGGACTACTACAACAGCACGTGCCCCAACGTCGAGAGCATCGTGCTCGGCGTGGTGAAGGACAAGATGCAGGCCACCATCCGCACCATCGGCTCCACCGTCCGCCTcttcttccacgactgcttcgtcgaT GGGTGTGACGGCTCGGTGCTGATCACGTCGACGGCGGGCAACACGGCGGAGAGGGACGCGCCCGACAACCTCTCGCTGGCGTTCGAGGGATTCGAGACGGTGAGGAGCGCCAAggccgccgtcgaggccgcGTGCCCCGACCAGGTCTCCTGCACCGACGTGCTCGCCATCGCCACGCGCGACGCCATCGCCCTG AGCGGTGGGCCATTCTTCCCGGTGGAGCTGGGCAGGCTGGACGGCATGAGGTCCAGCGCCAGCAACGTCGCCGGCAAGCTGCCGCAGCCGAACAACACCCTCAGCGAGCTCGTCGCCATCTTCAAATCCAACGGCCTCAACATGTCTGACATGGTCGCGCTCTCAG CGGCGCACAGCGTCGGGCTGGCGCACTGCAGCAAGTTCTCGGACCGGCTGTACCGCTACAACCCGCCGTCGCAGCCGACGGACCCGACGCTGAACGAGAAGTACGCGGCGTTCCTCAAGGGCAAGTGCCCCGACGGCGGGCCGGACATGATGGTGCTCATGGACCAGGCCACGCCGGCGCTCTTCGACAACCAGTACTACCGGAACCtgcaggacggcggcggcttgctcGCCTCCGACGAGCTGCTCTACACCGACAACCGCACGCGGCCGACGGTGGACTCGCTGGCGGCCAGCACGCCGGACTTCTACAAGGCCTTCGCCGACGCCATCGTCAAGCTCGGCCGCGTCGGGGTCAAGTCCGGCGGCAAGGGCAACATCCGGAAGCAGTGTGACGTCTTCAACTGA
- the LOC4334201 gene encoding peroxidase 35, which translates to MGAGIRILVVMLAVAAAGSGVVAQLRRDYYASVCPDVETIVRDAVTKKVQETSVAVGATVRLFFHDCFVEGCDASVIVVSSGNNTAEKDHPNNLSLAGDGFDTVIKARAAVDAVPQCTNQVSCADILVMATRDVIALAGGPSYAVELGRLDGLSSTASSVDGKLPPPSFNLDQLTSLFAANNLSQTDMIALSAAHTVGFAHCGTFASRIQPSAVDPTMDAGYASQLQAACPAGVDPNIALELDPVTPRAFDNQYFVNLQKGMGLFTSDQVLYSDDRSRPTVDAWAANSSDFELAFVAAMTNLGRVGVKTDPSQGNIRRDCAMLI; encoded by the exons ATGGGAGCTGGGATTCGGATTCTGGTGGTGATGttggcggtcgccgccgccgggagcggCGTCGTGGCGCAGCTCAGGCGGGACTACTACGCCAGCGTGTGCCCCGACGTCGAGACCATCGTGCGCGACGCGGTGACCAAGAAAGTGCAGGAGAcgtccgtcgccgtcggcgccaccgtccgcctcttcttccacgactgcttcgtcgaG GGATGCGACGCGTCGGTGATCGTGGTGTCGTCGGGGAACAACACGGCGGAGAAGGACCACCCGAACAACCtctccctcgccggcgacggcttcGACACGGTCATCAAGGCCAGGGCGGCCGTCGACGCCGTGCCGCAGTGCACCAACCAGGTCTCCTGCGCGGACATCCTGGTCATGGCCACCCGAGACGTCATTGCGCTG GCCGGCGGGCCGTCGTACGCCGTGGAGCTCGGGAGGCTGGACGGGCTGAGCTCGACGGCGAGCAGCGTCGACGggaagctgccgccgccgtcgttcaaCCTGGACCAGCTGACATCGCTGTTCGCCGCGAACAACCTGTCCCAGACCGACATGATCGCTTTATCTG CGGCGCACACGGTGGGGTTCGCGCACTGCGGCACGTTCGCGAGCCGGATCCAGCCGTCGGCGGTGGACCCGACGATGGACGCCGGGTACGCGTCGCAGCTGCAGGCGGCGTGCCCGGCCGGCGTGGACCCGAACATCGCGCTGGAGCTGGACCCGGTGACGCCGCGCGCCTTCGACAACCAGTACTTCGTCAACCTCCAGAAGGGGATGGGCCTCTTCACCTCCGACCAGGTGCTCTACTCCGACGACCGCTCGCGCCCCACCGTCGACGCCTGGGCGGCCAACAGCTCCGACTTCgagctcgccttcgtcgccgccatgaCCAACCTCGGCCGCGTCGGCGTCAAGACCGACCCGTCGCAGGGCAACATCCGCCGCGACTGCGCGATGCTCATCTga
- the LOC4334202 gene encoding uncharacterized protein has product MCMDRAAVPVKRVWLGLAARLGLRRTSGLGKLKKEVRTCEYHDVHIMWEMLRKTDAPVPMAEKEAAAAAAVAAAAGARRRKAAWRRFLYYCCAF; this is encoded by the exons ATGTGCATGGACCGAGCTGCCGTGCCGGTGAAGAGGGTgtggctcggcctcgccgcgcgcctcgGCCTCCGGCGAACCAGCG GGCTGGGGAAGCTGAAGAAGGAGGTGAGGACGTGCGAGTACCACGACGTGCACATCATGTGGGAGATGCTGAGGAAGACGGACGCGCCGGTGCCCATGGCGGAgaaggaggccgccgccgccgcggccgtcgcggcggccgccggcgcccggaggaggaaggcggcgtgGAGACGGTTCCTCTACTACTGCTGCGCGTTCTAA
- the LOC4334203 gene encoding uncharacterized protein, translating into MATSRKLARVDIAELKQRLVKRLGRQRAGQYFAHLTRLLNLKLTKVEFDKLCYATIGRENIALHNALIRGIISNALSGVPPPSRQAVTGQSGTTTAPSGQCVGIALQSARNVGAVVDSGDGDFARERAVAGKVLSVEDGEEVEQVRSAPCVQSRSPITAPLGISTTPTYGARTWRLDDPMVSCYDSHHLLDTGSLFKGLQRRLESDGIGVSVQGVEVLNRGLDEFLRRLIKPCMELSRSRSSGRRVTKGNAMFAARMNGLQQANHGHCTTLQDFAVAMESDPHLLGTNWPTQLEKIQATSFGE; encoded by the coding sequence atggcgacgtcCCGCAAGCTGGCCCGCGTCGACATCGCCGAGCTGAAGCAGCGGCTGGTGAAGCGGCTGGGGCGGCAGCGCGCCGGGCAGTACTTCGCGCACCTCACCAGGCTGCTGAATCTGAAGCTCACCAAGGTGGAGTTCGACAAGCTCTGCTACGCCACCATCGGGAGGGAAAACATCGCTCTGCACAACGCCCTGATTAGGGGGATCATCAGCAATGCGCTGTCCGGGGTGCCCCCGCCCAGCCGCCAGGCGGTGACGGGGCAGTCCGGGACGACCACGGCTCCCAGCGGGCAGTGCGTCGGCATCGCGCTACAGAGCGCCCGAAATGTAGGGGCCGTGGTGGATTCGGGCGATGGGGACTTTGCGAGGGAACGGGCGGTTGCCGGCAAGGTGTTGTCGGtggaggatggggaggaggtggagcagGTTAGGTCTGCTCCATGTGTGCAGAGCCGAAGCCCGATAACTGCCCCATTGGGGATTTCGACTACGCCAACCTATGGTGCAAGGACATGGAGGTTGGATGATCCAATGGTGTCGTGTTACGATTCCCACCATCTGCTGGACACTGGTTCTCTGTTCAAGGGTTTGCAGCGTCGGTTGGAGAGTGATGGCATTGGAGTGTCGGTGCAGGGTGTTGAAGTTTTAAATCGTGGATTAGATGAGTTTTTGCGGAGGTTGATTAAACCATGCATGGAATTGTCCAGGTCAAGGTCCAGCGGTAGAAGAGTTACCAAAGGCAATGCTATGTTTGCAGCTAGGATGAATGGCTTGCAACAAGCCAATCATGGTCATTGTACAACACTACAAGATTTTGCTGTCGCTATGGAATCTGATCCACATTTGCTTGGGACCAATTGGCCTACACAGCTTGAAAAGATACAGGCAACGTCGTTTGGTGAATGA